Sequence from the Aspergillus nidulans FGSC A4 chromosome III genome:
TATTCGTAAGCACCTTATGTCTGTCCGAGGCAATAGCCATACCAGTATACTCGTATCCAGAGAGCAATGTGCCAAGACCGTCGGGTCTATTTGTGgcgtcatcttcatcatccaaaTCAATGACTGGGTTGGCAGCGTTTTTCGTTGGGGTCCAATCTCGTCTCCTCGCCATAGCCAGCTCCAGTTGTAGGTTATCTTTCTCACAGCCGTCCTTTCCAGTATTTCGTTCGCATGTACCCTGTTTACTCTTGACAGGCTTAATGACAGATGTTCTTGACTTCGACATGCCGGTCTTAGTGACTTTCCCAGATATCGTTTTGTTCTTCAATTTCTCAGTCCCGGTCCTACTTCCTTCTTGTTTTTTCCTGGCTCTTTTGGGCTTTGTCGGCGCATTTTCCTTGTTTTCCGAGTTATCCTGACCTATATTTTGCAACTCCACCTGCGATATGGGCTGGGATTTCTGTCCTCTTCGAATGCATCCATtttctgaagaagctgagtTTTCGTCTGTCTTCGTCGTTGTCGTCCTCTCCTTGGATGCATCCTGCGTAGTCTTGTGTGCCGTCTTAAACTGACTGTAAGGTGGCGTGCTAAAGAACGTGGAGCGCTTCGAGGCCGTAGGTGACGCAGCTGGCGAAGGTGACAGGGACATGGACGGGTCGCGCAGTGATGTTATCTTCGAATTTCCTAACGGCAGCGGCGGAAAATGGATGGCACTGGTCTCTGGGGACGAAGAGAGCACGACGAAATCCGTCGTGATCTGCATCATCGCTGCAATTTATGCAATATGCTACCGGCACATTCTTACAGCCAATGTAGAGGGAAATAACCGGGCGCCATGTTGTATGTTTGCAATGCTATCCAGAAAAAAGAAGGTCAAAGTGGCAATCGATAAGAGCGGAGTTGATGGTCTTGGCAGGGACTTACCGCTTGGGGAGAAACTTTGGTAGACCGGGCAACCAATAGAGATCAACGTCCTACAGTGCTAAAGCTACAAGGAGGAAAACTGGAGCTGTCTACAGCGTTATGTCTAGACTTTTCAGGAAAACAGCTATTTTAGAGTGTGCGGAGTTATATCGTTCGTTTAGGCTTAGCCGGTGGCAGACGCTGACGCTGTATAAGCCAGCCTCCAGCGGTATTCTGCATAATGACAATGTTGAGCGCGAAAGGCGCGCTGGTGGCACCTTCTATCAGCATAGACCCACGCCGGGAATTCTATAAGCAGCTGCGAGACCGTATTATGAGCTCGCAAGCCTATTTCGTCTGCATGTTCACTTTGTTTCCCGCCGCCTTGTGGTGTAGCAGGTCGAAGGTAGAGAAACCATGGTCTCAGCATCAGGTGGACACTCAAGTGGCTCCTCGCAATGCGATAGCCCCCAGGACAGATAATTCGAGCTGTCTGTCTTTGCCCCCAGAAGTACCATACACTTGATCGCAGGCTGGTCCCGGCGGCAAGGAGCCCAATTTATACGCTTTCTTAATTTTCGCAACGTCCGAAATCTCTGACAGTGCATTGTCATCAAAGGGTAGAGGAGTACCCTGGACATTCTGTGCTAGGTGCGCAGCGACAGATTCGTGGGTAATATCCGGATTCACAGAGAGTTTGACCACGAGCAAGTTAGTGGTAGTGTCGCTTATACCAAACTTTCGAAAGGAATCGGCGATCTAAAACGTCGGTCAGCCCGGGACAGGAAGAGCTCGTCGAGAATCAATGTACGTTGTTTGTTGGGCTGAATGAGAAAACAATCTCCGAATGGACATTGCGGGATTTAAGGCGATCATTCAAGTAGTCATTGACGGCACGAAAGACGGCTGAGAGGGCGTGCGCTCGAGATAGAATCTAGACCCAGGTAAGCGCAATTCAAGGTAAAGGCGTTTGCTAGACTGTATTTAGTTACCATGCTTGCATCAATGAACGCATATTCAAAGGCCGTATTCCCTGACAGAAGCTGCTGTCGCAGAGAGGCAGCATTTTGTACATCTTTATAGAGCGCTGCATGAATCTCGAGTGATGACGGGAGGTGGGGTAAATGGATGGTTTCTAGAGAGGACATGATGTTATAAGCGTCAATGAAGATAACACGAAATAACTGAGAATATCTTCTGGTTGACGTATATGGCGCTCGCGAAGGTTTGCGGTATAAATTATCCTTCACTATCACCGGCGCACTTTTTACTCCGTAGATTTGAAGCTTCAGAACGACCCCACGATAGACTATCGGAGTTAGTGATGGTTATGGCCGAGCTTAGTCAGAAGCCATGTGACAGATGGTTGCGCTTCTCGAACGTTCGGGTCGCCGTAGTAAGCAAAGTGATATCACTGGCTGTATTCTGTATCCTATAAATACCCGAGCTTCCAGCAGACTGACAAAGTTCTATCTTCTGATATTGCATCGGATCGTATTGTCGTATCCACGAACATGGCGTTCTTCCTACGACGCCCCTTTGCCGTTCCGACGGCTCTCCGTCAGGTGCCTAAATCCGCGAACACCGCTCGCTTCATCCACAACTCTCCGTTCAAGCCCGCTCAACCGAAGCCTAGtttcgcttcttcctctatcTTCGCCAAATCCAGGCAGACTTTCCAAAATGCATTCCGTCGCCCTTACATGCAGCAAACCGCCAACGCTTCGCAGGGCGACTTgacccagaagctgatcTATGGCGCAGCTATCGTCGGTGGAACTATCATGGCAACgaacttcatcttcaaccgcGAAACTCGGGAAGACGGCGGAATGCCGCCGTTTGAACGGGCGTATCTAAATGAAACCTTTATGCACACTGGACTTGGTGTCGGGATTATTGGTATTGCTGCTAGAGCTCTGCACACTAGCGGATGGACTTATCGCCTCATGGCCACCAACCCATGGCTTGTTGCTGGTGTTGGACTGGTGGCTAGCATGGGAACCATGTTCGGAACTTACTACACTTCGCCTAACAAGTAAGTTGACAAGATTGCCAAAGACTTGGTAAATCAATCGTCTAATTGTGTTTACAGCTACATTCAGAAGTACGCTCTCTGGGCTGGTTTCAACGTCACCCAGGCTGCTCTCCTCGCACCCCTGATGTTCATGCACCCAGCTATCCTCGCCCGCGCAGGTCTCTACACTGTTGGCATGATGGGTTCGATCGCTTTCGTTGGCGCCACCGCTAAGCAGGAGAAGTATCTGTATCTGGGTGCTCCTCTCCTTGCCGGTGTAACTATCGTTGCTCTCTCCGGATTTGCTCCCCTCGTCCTTCCCGCCACCGCCACCCGTGCCCTGATGTGGTCTGAGAATATCTGGCTGTATGGTGGTCTCGCTGTCTTTGGAGGCTTCACTCTCTACGACGTGCAAAAGGTTCTGCACCACGCCCGTATGTCTGAGCGCGGACTCCTTCAGAAGGATGTCGTCAATGAGTCTATAAGCCTCGAGCTGGACTTCatcaacatcttcatccgtATGGTGCAGATCCTGGCCATGAGAAACAACAACCGAAGGTAAATTCGATCTGGAATTTACTAGGATTTCTCCCGCAATTATTATAAACGCCCTACTTGGGTCGGATATTTGTACTAGTTATTTGCTCGGGAATATGGCGCATTTGTTCTTTCCATGTTCATATTTTCTCTGATTGAATTCTGCTATTAGCGCATATTGTCCGTGCGCCTTTGAGTTGTTGGATAGCATCTCCGCTCAAAATAGTAGGGgaaaaaagaatgaaaaaAATGAGAAAATATATTGTGATATATCTCACTCTTGCGGTCAACTTTATCGTAGCCTGGAAAAAGCAGATTGACGCTCATCATGACAACTAACACATTGCAAACGAAATAAGCCCTAATAACGCCCAAACCAATGCCACACCCGTTCCCCCAACCACTACACTGCTACCCACCACCCCTCCTGACTCCTTATCATCCCCAGATTCTGGCGAATAAGTCTTATTAACAAAATCCATATAAGTAACCTTCTCC
This genomic interval carries:
- a CDS encoding protein bxiA (transcript_id=CADANIAT00005936), with product MAFFLRRPFAVPTALRQVPKSANTARFIHNSPFKPAQPKPSFASSSIFAKSRQTFQNAFRRPYMQQTANASQGDLTQKLIYGAAIVGGTIMATNFIFNRETREDGGMPPFERAYLNETFMHTGLGVGIIGIAARALHTSGWTYRLMATNPWLVAGVGLVASMGTMFGTYYTSPNNYIQKYALWAGFNVTQAALLAPLMFMHPAILARAGLYTVGMMGSIAFVGATAKQEKYLYLGAPLLAGVTIVALSGFAPLVLPATATRALMWSENIWLYGGLAVFGGFTLYDVQKVLHHARMSERGLLQKDVVNESISLELDFINIFIRMVQILAMRNNNRR